CCAACCCTAGGGTAAGAGGGTGTTGAAGAAATTACGAgagaaaaacaaatgaaaaatagaGAAGTAAGACGCTATTAATGGTTCAAAgatattttttgttaaatttatatattatcgAATAAATCAGGATAATTTAGAGGACATAATCAACCTTCCACAAAGTGAAGAGATAAAcatcaataaactaataaaggaaaatacataagtgaaaaatataaaaaataaataataatggaaTAAAccctattttccttttaataccCTTCCTCAAATTCAATGTGCTAGATTGGCGAACAACTCGAGTTTGCAATGACAAATTAAACTAACCGAACCAATCTAAGAGGGTTGAATCAAAGCAGTCTGCCTGGACGAACCAAGTGAACCAATTAATTAAAccaagatttttaaaaaaattataagggGCACTGGGTCCTTAAATCACGCAACATATGTGATTCACACGAACAAGAGTAGTGTATAAACAGATGACGATGTGACACGAACGAAGAAGGGTAGAGCAGTTGGGAGGCGGCGCATCTGGGAGCAACCCGACGTGGATGCAAACGGATGAATTTGAGCTGGATAGTGGCAGGCGCAAACGAACGGCAACAGTACAGACTTGTTAGTGGATAATGGAATAACAAAGCTATAGAGGTTGTGTGACAAGCAGAAATAAAGCTAGACTGTGGATCGAAGATTAATCTATGCGTTTGCGAACAACATACTTTTAGGAAGAAGACAAAACTAAACCCTTTGGTAACGGACGATGGGTCTACCTCCGTCGAACGATCGACAGAGATAGAGAACGAATTTGACTGTAACGACTAGATTTCAATGAGACCAAAACCCTAAGGCTCTAATAGTATATTAGAGAATAAATCATGCTACTTAGAGTACATAATCAACCATATATAAGGTGAATAAATAGACATCAATAAACCAATAAAGAAAATACATAAATGGAAAATACCAACAAAGAAataataatggaaaataaaataaatatgaataaactttgatttttttaacatttttgaCACAACATTTAAGGGTTTTCACCAAAAAATAACGGACATTTTTAACTCATTTTTGAAGTTTAAGGGtactttttgaaagttttgaaagttcaaaggtatttttgatGCAAGAGTATAAAATTTAGGGATATGttgtataatttaataaaaaaatttaagagtgaagaaaaaaattgagtaaGAGGTGAAAGAAATTAGAgggtaaaaaaaaactcaaaagagAGTTAAAAACCATTGAAGTGAGAAAAAGTGagaaaattacattaaaaaaataaaataaaataagaggtaaaACTTATAGAAAATTAGGAGAGTGTAAAAATTATAGAGAAATGAAGACAAATGGAAaatagaattaaaaagaaatatataatttttctaaaaattatagAACAAAATAAAGTGAAAtatgaaaagatttttttagtattaaaatataatacattttaaaataaaattacttaCAACCAGTCCAGAAAAATCACTTGAAGTCacacttcaaaattttcataatggtcaaatattataattttagaaaaaaaaataattttaaatatgttacgatgattttagttatttcaaaatcactttcaaaTTTACTTAAGAAGGAATAATAGAGGGTAACTTTTTGAATAAAAATCGTTTGAAAAGATGGATTTTTTTTGGTGCCTAACATTAAAGATTTTTAAGAACACTTTAGATGGAATGCTATTGACGTTGTTTAGCTAATTTATTTTGAGTATTAAAtcgaaaaaatattaaatatcattttttttactttgaatTCATATTTCAACCTATCATTTAACACATGCTTGCAATGATTTTCAAATAACTAATgtcctttttattatttttagaccTAGGGTtacaaaaatcaagtttttaaaatataaaattatacttgattttgaaaattaaagatatgttttgaagttattttaaatttgacgAGTCcgatttcaattatttcaaaatcattttaaaaaatcaaacacattgtgattgattttgaaatattaaaatttctcttttttacCTTTGATAAATTTGATTGTAAATGAACCTATTTAAAATGAGttatatgcatatatatatttttaaatataggttataagatgtaaatttagattgaaaattagaaaaaaaaaattaaacaaatatttttaaaaaatgcccAAATAACTATAATGACGAACTATATCAttagtttaataaaaaaaaataagaaaataatgaGTTCAAATTTATTGTGGTCATCCACTAGAATTTAATAGCAAAACATGGGTGAGACTTGTACCTAAACTGGCTCAAACACACATGGAtggatgataaaaaaaaaaaattaaaatttgcaaTAATCGATTCATGAAGTCATAAAATTTCTGATGTTTGATTGTGAGAGAATCTATTTTAGATCTAGGTAATTAATAGCTTTTATTGTAAATCATGTATTTAAacgaaaaagttaaaaatagaTTATTCACCACCACATTTATTGAGAAGTGAAATTATAATGTTAAATCACTGTTTTATCTTATTTTACTCTTAACaaaaaaaactctataaatCTTAACATTAGGTTTATCTCCTTATTAGATACAACAATTTTTGTGGGTgtactttttagtttttgtaattccaataaattttaaaattacctTTCATagtccttgaatttttttttaaaaaattattgtttagaattatttatttataaattttaaaaatattattgttatttaaaaagaaacaaaaaaaaaataaaaaaatagaagcacTACAAAAACTGACAAGGTGGGCCTTAGTCAATCCTCATCCATTGAGGGAGAAACATGCAGCCAATAAAGAATATTATGGCCGTGGATTTGCATTGGTTACCACTGAAAAATTATTCACAAtagaatacaaaattaaaatacaaacaATTGAAATTAAGTAAAAACCCTTGTTCCCATTTTTCACCTCCGCCTACCATTTCCGATTTTTCTCCTCCTATATAAATGTCCTCACTCTCTTAAATATCACTATTTCAACAAACCCTCGCTAACTTTGCTGAGTTGTTCTGTGTTTCGGTCGAGTTGACTCACCCCTCTCTTCTTCATGGACTCCATGGATCGCTCCCGAGCTTTCCTTCGGGATGTCAAGCGCCTCGTTATCAAGGTACCTCCATTTCATACAGCATTTTCATATTTCTCTACTAAATGTTGCTTCTCTTTGTTTTTGGAACTTCgtgtttttattcttctttttccaatttcaccTTTCTGATTGCAATTGGATGGAGATTGTTGATGCCATAGTTTTCTATTCTGATATCTTTTGTTTCATGCATTTTGATTCGATTTGGACGAATACTCCATATTTGTGCAATCCATTCGTCTTCTCAATCCTTCCTTCCTACCGGAACAGTACATGCAGATTAATCTCAATTTTGGATCATGAAACCATTGATAATTTAATCTGTTTTTGTCACTGAAGGTTGGGACGGCGGTCGTAACGCGAAGTGATGGAAGATTAGCCTTGGGCAGACTAGGAGCATTGTGTGAGCAGGTATTTACATTGCATCATAAGTCAAGTCTTCTACAAGTTTATAGTGatagatctttttttttttttttaaagcttcTGGTTTGAGTGgctttatttgtttattttattcgAATATTAAGATTTGGATTTGAAATGCAGATCAAGGAATTGAACTCTCAAGAATACGAGGTTATTTTGGTTTCATCTGGTGCTGTTGGCATTGGTCGTCAAAGGCTCCGATATAGGAAGCTCGTTAATAGCAGGTAATGATATGTTAGATAAGTTGCAACTAAATCGGTTATGAGGGCAATGAAATTCGATAGAGTCCTGAAATCAATTCAAGTTTTGATCTACTTATATGAAACTTTTGCTTGAACTAAGACTGTACTATGAATAATGTAGTTTTGCTGACCTTCAAAAACCACAAGTTGATCTTGATGGGAAGGCATGCGCAGCTGTTGGTCAAAATAGTCTCATGGCTCTCTATGACACATTATTTAGCCAGGTGATGACCACTCTTAAttcagtttctttttttttttctttcaattttttaactCAAGAATTGCTTCTAGTTCAGTAACTTTATTTGTTTGCCTCTGGCCAGATAGCTAATTTTAAGACTTGTCaataaatggatttttgttTGACatgttctttttaattttttggcaGCTGGATGTTACGTCTGCTCAGCTTCTGGTTACTGATAATGATTTTAGGGATAAAGATTTTAGAAGGCAACTTAGCGATACTGTGAAATCATTACTCTCTCTTAAGGTTATTCCCATCTTCAATGAGAATGATGCAgtcagtaccaggaaagctccCTATGAGGTTTGATACTTGCTTTTTGATCTTCTTTGGGATTTGTAGTTTTGAATAAGACTTTCTTTGTGATTGTGACAAATAATTGAAAACCTCTCTTATTTTTCCAaacaaaatgaatttatttctttgcttttcaacttcttcttcacTTTTCTCACACTATATGTTTTGGACAACTATTCTCAGGATTCTTCTGGTATATTTTGGGACAACGACAGTTTGGCAGCACTTTTAGCTTTGGAGCTAAAAGCTGATCTCCTTGTTTTGTTAAGCGATGTTGACGGTCTATATAGCGGGCCACCAAGTGATCCTCACTCAAAGTTAATCCATACATATGTTAAGGAACGCCATCAAGGTGAAATTACCTTTGGGGACAAGTCTAGGGTGGGAAGAGGCGGTATGACTGCTAAAGTTAAAGCTGCTACTGGTGCTGCATATGCTGGCATTCCTGTTGTTATCACTAGGTATGCTTCGCTTCTGAGTGCCTCAGGAATCTCCTTCCCCTTTCTGTATATCTATTAATAATTGTTTCATAAATATCATGCACTATACCACGAAATTAGGGAACTGCAAGATTTTATCCACCCCATGAATCAAGACAGCGGCAGGTTACTTTAGAAGGTggtatacaaaataaaaaatgttatatCACATGCTCCTGCAAAAAGGGATGAAATGTTCCTAGTTTACAAAATCGTGCTTCTTTGAAACTGAATGTAGCCTAGGATGAATGGGTTTtccattcaaatttcattttcttttatataatatgaatgTTGATACAATTTAAAACGGATTTTTTTTCCATGTTTATTTGCAGTGGATATGCTCCTGGTAATATCCTTAAGGTCCTCAAAGGAGATCGAATTGGTACCCTGTTCCATCAAGATGCTCATTTGTGGGCCCCGCAAAAGGATGTTGGTGCTCGTGATATGGCTGTTGCAGCAAGGGAAAGTTCGAGAAGGCTGCAGGTAATTGCCCATTGCTTTGTATGCAACGTTAGCATGATTTTTTATACGCAGTTTACATTCCATAGGCAATTTCTTCTCAAGAGAGGAGAAAAATTTTGCTGGATATAGCTGATGCCCTTGAAGCAAATGAAAAACTGATCAGTACTGAAAATGAAGCTGATGTTGCTGAAGCTCAACAGAGTGGATATGAAAAGGCCCTAGTATCACGGTTGGCACTGAAACCTGGAAAGGCAAGACATGAGATCTCTTTAATTCTTCCTGATTCcctgattttttatttatacaatTTCCATAGCACTGATTACACTACTCAAATATATAGCATCAGATACTGTCTTATAAAGTATCAATGCCTATCTTGTCTTGGTGAATAGTGATGCTAATTGTATATGAACAGATATCCAGCCTTGCCAACTCCATCCGTACACTTGCAAACATGGAAGATCCAATCGGTCATGTTTTGAAGAGGACCGAGGTAACAAATTATGGACTTTATGTTAATTGATAAATAATGCAACAATATAACTTTTTCAGGTGGACTGAATTGAACCTTTTCTGATGGTAATTCTGATTCAAAGTATTGGAAAATATTCTTTTGactaatttgtaattaaatgaTTGATATAATCCTTTGAATAACTCAGGATGCCTGGATTTCTTTCCGGCATTCAATTTTTCCTCAACTTGAGACAATGGTTGTTGCACTCAGGTTTCAGATAGACTAATTCTTGAGAAAACGTCATCTCCATTGGGTGTTCTATTGATCGTGTTTGAGTCTCGTCCAGATGCTTTGGTACAGGTTAGCAGAAATTGTTTGTGGAGAATCAAAGTATTATTTCAATAGGGTGTTTACGATGCTGATTTTTTCCTTTAATGTGCCTTTGATTTGTGATTTATGTAGATAGCTTCATTAGCAATCCGGAGCGGTAATGGTCTTCTCTTAAAAGGGGGAAAGGAAGCAAGGCGATCAAATGCAATATTGCATAAGGTATCCTATTTCTTTCATGGACAAACGACAATGACATTTTTGATGCATCGGCTAACTTTCATTTGTGCTATGTATAGGTTATCACGGAAGCCATTCCAGAAAGTGTTGGTGGGACCCTTATTGGACTTGTAACTTCAAGGGAGGAAATACCTGATCTACTAAAGGTGCATTGGGTTGAAAATCTTTCTTGAATTCTTAGTTTTTGTTACCATGGGTTGGGCTAGTGGTCAATGGATCAATGAAAAGAGGGCGCACATgatagttttcttttaatttcataaatcctttatttttcaattgtCACATGATTTATTATCGTAAagcattgatttttttttcctttgtgtTGTGTATTatcatagaaaaaataattaaaaattaatataggaatcatttgataaatataattcaaaatcaaaatactaATTTTGGTAAGTAAGAAAAGAGTCCTGAAAGTGAAGATGAAACAATTGTCAAAAATGTTTCTTCCCTATTATTAATGTGGATTATGTGATAATACTATACTTCAGTTTATTAGAAATACAAAGATAAGTAAATaatatacttcaattcaataggaataaaaatgtaattaaataatatacttCAGTTGAAATGATTAATTGTCAATGATGGCAGCTGGATGACGTTATTGATTTGGTGATCCCAAGAGGCAGCAACAAACTGGTCTCTCAAATTAAGAATTCCACCAAAATTCCTGTTCTTGGTCACGCTGGTAATGTGGATGGACTCAACAACTCTATTTCAACATCTTAGTCTCTTTGATTCTTTTTGGTTTTCATGAAACAAACCATAATGGTCGTAAAAACATGTGCTATATGCTATGCAGATGGAATCTGCCATGTTTATGTTGATAAGTCTGCTGATCTAGAAATGGCAAAGAGAATTGTACTGGATGCTAAAGTAGATTATCCAGCAGCCTGTAATGCAATGGTATATCATTCATCAAACTTTATTTTGTTCCTTCTCCACTTCATTGGCTGATTATCTTGTCCCTAATTGAAGcattttttcttcatatttctGATTTGGATGATTCTCTTATTTCTTTAATGCAGGAAACGCTTCTTGTTCACAAAGACTTAGTCCAGTTGGGTGGGCTGAATGAGCTTGTTGTAAATCTCCGCATTGAAGGTCTAACTTGGCCCCTTCTTCCTCAAAATGCAAGCATTACCACAGTGAATGGATAATTGTCTAGCCTTGCTGCAATTTCTTCTGTGCATACTTTTTTATGCTTTTGGTcactaattccaccacaagaatgaagtttatttatttatttatttttaattataactatttttatgtAAGAAAGGGAAGTTGTTAAACCAAAAAGTTATTAGAGCACAATCCTAAATAACActtctttttaagaaaaaaaagtgcTAAAATGAGATTAATGATGATAATAGATGGCATAAGTTCAACATCTACAGATCATTTTTACCCTGttactcaaaattaaaatgGCTAATTGTCTCTTTGCCAGGTGTTATTTTGAATGGTGGACCAAGGGCGAGCTCTCTGTTGAATATCCCTGAGGCACGGACATTTCATCATGAATACAACTCATTGGCTTGCACTCTTGAAATTGTGGATGATGTTTTTGCTGCCATCGATCATATACATCAACATGGAAGGCATGCTAATATTTCTCGATGAAAGAGCATTTCAAATTGCTTATTATCTGTATTCACATCTATGTTTGAAGGGGGGAGCATGCATTTTGTCTATTAATTAGTACTTCATATGTTGTATCCTTTGCTCACAAAAGGGTTTCTCCGTGAACTGACAGTGCACACACTGATTGTATTGTTACGGAAGATCATGAAGTTGCTGAAGTTTTCTTACGTCAAGTTGACAGGTAAGGGTAACTATTaactttatttattaatcttCCAGCTTCCTCCTCCATTCTTTTATAACCTTTCCGTTGTATTAGCACTTGTGCGTGTGAGACAGATTGTATTGAATAATGGTGCCTTCTCCTGGATAGCTTATTTTTGCTGTTTTCTATGTTCTTAATGACAGTGCTGCTGTTTTCCATAATGCGAGCACAAGATTTAGTGATGGGGCTCGATTCGGTCTGGGTGCTGAGGTATGAAATGCTCCTATAATTGTCCGATATCAATCCGTTAGGTTTGTTGCTTGGTTTTCACATGTCCATTGTTTGTAACAGGTTGGGATTAGCACAAGTCGGATCCATGCTAGGGGTCCAGTAGGAGTTGAAGGATTATTAACGACCAGATGGTACGAACAAATCATAGTCTTCTGAGCGGTTCAATAGCATATAATGTATTGTGAAATGTCGATATATATGCAAGTATTATATCAgcaatttatttgaatttgcgTTTGATATATGCAGGATTCTTAGGGGAAGTGGGCAAGTCGTG
This genomic window from Benincasa hispida cultivar B227 chromosome 4, ASM972705v1, whole genome shotgun sequence contains:
- the LOC120076770 gene encoding delta-1-pyrroline-5-carboxylate synthase — translated: MDSMDRSRAFLRDVKRLVIKVGTAVVTRSDGRLALGRLGALCEQIKELNSQEYEVILVSSGAVGIGRQRLRYRKLVNSSFADLQKPQVDLDGKACAAVGQNSLMALYDTLFSQLDVTSAQLLVTDNDFRDKDFRRQLSDTVKSLLSLKVIPIFNENDAVSTRKAPYEDSSGIFWDNDSLAALLALELKADLLVLLSDVDGLYSGPPSDPHSKLIHTYVKERHQGEITFGDKSRVGRGGMTAKVKAATGAAYAGIPVVITSGYAPGNILKVLKGDRIGTLFHQDAHLWAPQKDVGARDMAVAARESSRRLQAISSQERRKILLDIADALEANEKLISTENEADVAEAQQSGYEKALVSRLALKPGKISSLANSIRTLANMEDPIGHVLKRTEVSDRLILEKTSSPLGVLLIVFESRPDALVQIASLAIRSGNGLLLKGGKEARRSNAILHKVITEAIPESVGGTLIGLVTSREEIPDLLKLDDVIDLVIPRGSNKLVSQIKNSTKIPVLGHADGICHVYVDKSADLEMAKRIVLDAKVDYPAACNAMETLLVHKDLVQLGGLNELVVNLRIEGVILNGGPRASSLLNIPEARTFHHEYNSLACTLEIVDDVFAAIDHIHQHGSAHTDCIVTEDHEVAEVFLRQVDSAAVFHNASTRFSDGARFGLGAEVGISTSRIHARGPVGVEGLLTTRWILRGSGQVVDGDKGVVYTHRDIKIEPQLLN